The window AAAAGCTTACAAAGTCGGCTAAAGGCATTGGAAGAGAAAGCGAAACAACATTCTACAGAACAAGATTACATACTTTTTCAGTATAATCAGTTAGAAGAAGCAAACCTGACAGACAAAGAGCAAGCTAAACTCGAAGAAGAACGAGATACTCTATGCAACCTCGAAGATATTAAAAGAGAGTTATACATTATAGAACAATCTCTTGATTCGGAACGAGGCATTGTTGCTTTGTTAAAAGATAGTTTAAATGCTTCGAATGCTATCAATAATGTATTTGCTCAATCTAAAGATATATCGGAAAGATTACAGTCGGCGTATATTGATCTTAAAGATTTAGCTCAGGAAATTAACCGACAAAACGAAGACTTAGAACTTGATCCTAATAGACTTGATTTTATAAACGAACAACTCGACTTAATCTATTCTCTTCAAAAGAAACACAATGTAAATACAGTAGAAGAATTGATAGAGATACAAAATAGCCTTTCAAGCAAAATACAAGAAATAGAAAACTACGACGATGAGATTGCCAAGCTTACCGATTCTGTTAACAAAGCATTTGACGAACTAAATATTCAGGCTGAAAAGTTATCTGATTCACGCAAGCAAGCTATAACACAATTAGAAAAAGACCTTATTAACAAGGTGTCAACTATGGGAATGCCTAATATGCAATTCGTTGCTTCTCATAGTATAAAAGACAAAGCAGATATTACAGGTATAGACGAAATAAACTTTTTATTTACTGCAAATAAGAATGGAGAACTAAAACCGGTTGCTCAAACTGCTTCTGGCGGTGAAATATCAAGATTAATGCTTGGCATTAAAGCTTTAATTGCTGGTGTAAGCTCGCTACCAACTATAATATTTGACGAAATAGATACTGGTGTATCTGGCGAAATTGCCGATAAGATGAGTAATATAATGTACGATATGGGGCAGGTAATGCAAGTAATAACTATTACTCATTTACCACAAATAGCAGCAAAAGGACAGCAACAATATTTCGTTTACAAAGAAGACAGCAACGAACGTACGGAAACTAATATACGCCTGCTATCAACAGACGAACGAATTAAAGACATAGCACAAATGCTAAGCGGCTCTAAGCTTACCGACGCTGCAATAGAGAACGCTAAAGAACTATTAAAACTCAACAACAATATAAAATGAAAGAGAACGAAATGATTTTTGGCACTCGTGCCGTTATCGAAGCTATACAAGCAGGTAAAGAAGTTGATAAGATATTAATGAGACGAGATCTGCAAAATGACTTGTCGCGCGAGTTGTTCGACATCGTAAAAACAACTAATATACCGATACAAAGAGTTCCTAAAGAAAAACTTGATAAGCTTACTCGCAAAAACCACCAAGGTGTTATAGCATTTATATCTGCAATTACATATCAAACTCTTGAAGATATAGTTCCCTTTCTATACGAAGAGGGTAAAATGCCTTGTATTTTGCTTCTTGACGGAATTACCGATGTGCGTAACTTCGGAGCTATAGCTCGCACGTGCGAATGTGCTGGAGTAGATGCTATAGTTATACCTACACGCAATAGTGTTTCTGTAAATGCTGATGCTGTAAAAACTTCTGCTGGTGCTTTGCTTTCAATACCTGTTTGTAAAGAACCAAGCATTAATGAAGCTATAAAGTTCTTGAAAAACTGCGGATATACAATATTTGCAGCTACAGAAAAAGCAAGCGACAGCTACACTAAAGCAAACTATACAGGACCAACAGCTATAGTATTGGGAGGTGAAGATATGGGAATTTCAATGGATAACTTACGTATCTGCGACCAAATGGTAAAGATACCAATACTTGGAAGTATTGCTTCTCTAAACGTATCGGCTGCGGCTGCAATATTAATATATGAAGCAATCAGACAGAGAGAAGATTCTAATCAATAATATACATCAAATAATAATTATAGATATGAAAGAAAGAATTAACACAAGTAAAGCTCCTGCAGCAATCGGTCCTTATTCTCAAGGAATTAAAGTAGGTAATATCGTATTCTTTTCAGGACAATTAGGTATCAATCCTGAAACTGGAGATTTTGTACCTGGATTAGTAACAGAACAAACTGAACAAGTATTCAAAAACATTAAAGCTTTATTGGCAGAAGCTAACCTTACAGTTGACAATGTAGTTAAAACAACTGTATTCCTTCACGATATGGCAGATTTTGCAGCTATGAACGAGGTGTATGCTAAACAATTTAATGAGCCCTACCCTGCTCGCTCGGCTGTAGCTGTTAAAACTCTTCCAAAGAATGCATTAGTTGAAATAGAAGTAATAGCTGTTTGCGAATAAGAAAACAATGAGTGATTTTCTTCAACAACTTAACGAAAGTCAGCGCGAAGCTGTGTTGTATAATGATGGACCAAGTCTTGTTATAGCAGGTGCTGGGTCGGGTAAAACACGCGTTCTAACATACAAGATTGCTTATCTACTCGATAGTGGCATATCGCCATACAACATCTTAGCTCTGACTTTCACTAATAAGGCTGCTCGCGAAATGAAGTCTCGGATTGGTGAATTGGTAGGTGATGAAACTGCCAAACGCTTATGGATGGGAACTTTTCACTCAATATTTTCCAGAATACTTAGGCGAGAAGCCGATAAAGTAGGCTTTTCGTCAGACTTCACTATTTACGACGCACAAGACTCGAAGAGTTTACTCAAAACCATAATTAAAGATAAAGGGTTAGCCGAAGACAAGAATTACAAAACTAACAATATTCAAGCTCGAATATCTAAGGCTAAGAATGCTCTGATAACTCCAAATCTATACGAAAAGGATAAAGAACTTATTGCTGATGATGGTTTCAACAAGCGTTCTCGTACATCTGAGATATACACTGCTTATTGGAATCGCTGTCGTATGGCAAATGCTATGGATTTCGACGACTTATTACTATACACATATATTCTATTCAGAGATAACCCCGATATAACAGCTAAGTATTGTAATGGTTTCCGATTTATTCTTGTAGATGAGTATCAAGACACTAATCCCGTTCAATACGAAATAGTAAAGCTTCTTGCTGCCGACCATCGCCGAGTGTGTGTTGTTGGAGATGATGCACAAAGCATCTATTCGTTTAGAGGTGCAACCATTGGCAATATTCTCAACTTCAATAAGATATACCCAGAGGCAAAAGTATTTAAGCTTGAACAAAACTATCGTTCAACCCAAACAATAGTAAATGCTGCTAACTCAATCATTAAAAACAATAGAGAACAAATACCTAAAACTGTATTCTCGAAAAACAGTGTAGGCAATCCGATAGAAGTTATTGGTTCGTACTCCGACTTTGAAGAAGGCTACAATGTATCTTCTCGCATAGCCGAAATGCGTATGCTTAAGAATTACAACTACAATAACTTTGCAATTCTCTATCGTACAAATGCGCAGAGCCGTATATTCGAAGAATCTCTTCGTAAAATAAATATACCTTATCGTATTGTTGGCGGACTATCCTTCTACCAACGTAAAGAAATTAAAGATATAATAGCGTATCTACGCCTTATATCAAACCATAACGATGAAGAAGCTTTCAAACGCATAATAAATTATCCGGCAAGAGGTATTGGCAAAACAACCATTGACAAAATAACATCAACGGCAAGTATACACGGGGTAAGCTTATGGGACGTAACAAGTAATCCTTTAGAGTATAATCTTAACGTAAACAATGGTACTCTTAATAAACTCAATAATTTTTGTACACTGATTACAAACTTCGCTGAGTTTAATAAAGAAAACGATGCTTACGAAGTCGGACAAAGAGTAATAAAACTTTCGGGTATAATAGCCGACATTACAATAGATCAAACAGCCGAAGGCAAGAGTCGCATTCAGAATGTAGAAGAATTCCTTAATAGTCTGTATGAGTTTGTTTCTGTTAGACGTGAAGAAGACCGAGACGATATAAAAATCTCTGACTTCCTTGCCGAAATATCTCTTCTTACCGACCTTGATGCAGATAAAGACGAAAATGAAGAAGACCGTGTTACACTAATGACAATACACTCTGCAAAAGGCTTAGAGTTTAAGAACGTTTTTATTGTTGGTTTAGAAGAAGGACTATTCCCTAACGATATGTGTAACAATAATCCGAAAGAGATAGAGGAAGAAAGACGACTGTTTTATGTTGCTGTTACTCGCGCCGAAGAGAACGCTGTGCTTACTTATGCTAAAAGCCGTTTTCGACACGGACAATCGGAGTTTACTTCACCGAGTCGCTTCTTAAGAGACATAAGTGATGAGTATTTGAAATATGCTGGTCAAGCTTCTTTTGGACAACCAAAAGCACAAAAAGCACCCATAAACAAACAAACAGAAACAACATACAATATTCCACGAAAACTTACTCGAATAAACGATAAAAACATCTCGACTCCTAAAGTACAAAACATAGGTAGTCTGGAAGTTGGAGCTACTATAAAACACGAACGCTTCGGCATAGGAAAAGTAGTCGAACTTACAGGTGAAGGCGATAACGCTAAAGCAAGTATCGAGTTCGATACTTTAGGAAAGAAACAACTATTACTTAAGTTCGCTAAGTTCACTATATTATAAGAAATAATGATAGACGTAAAAAAGATACCCTCTCCTTCTTACGTATTGGAAGAAGATTTATTGAGAAGAAATCTCAGCCTTATAAAATCGGTAAAAGACCGTGCTGGTGTAAATATTATACTTGCTTTCAAAGCATTTGCAATGTGGAAAGCATTTCCTATAATAAAAGAGTATATAAATTATTCTACTGCCAGCTCGCCATACGAAGCCCGCTTAGCTTTAGAAGAGATGGGAAATAAGGCACACACCTATTCTCCTGCATACACCGAAAAAGACTTTGATGAGATAAAAGAATGTAGTTCGCATATAACATTCAACTCCTTATCTCAGTTTAACAGATTCTATAAAGATACTCTAAACAACCCAACTCATATTTCTTGTGGATTACGTGTCAACCCCGAATATTCAGATGTTGCTACCGACCTTTACAATCCGGCTGCACCTGGTTCAAGATTAGGAATTGTAAGAGAAGAATTAGGAGATTATCTTCCTGAAGGGATAGAGGGTTTACATTTCCATACTCTTTGCGAATCATCTTCTTATGCATTAGAAGAAACACTAAAGAACTTAGAAGCTCGTTTCGGAGATTTACTTCCTACAATAAAGTGGTTGAATATGGGAGGTGGACATCTTATAACTCGCAAAGACTATGATGTAGAACACCTTATCGAAGTGTTGAAAAACTTCAAAGCTAAGTATCCTAATCTGGAAATTATTATGGAACCAGGAGCTGCTTTTGTTTGGCAAACAGGAACTCTTGTTTCTTCTATTGTTGACATAGTAGAAAACAAAGGTATAAAAACTGCGATATTAGATGTATCATTTACTTGTCATATGCCCGACTGTTTGGAAATGCCTTACAAACCTGTTATCAGAGGAGCGTATCAAGATGCCGTTGAGGGTAAACCCACATATCGTATGGGTGGAAACTCTTGTCTTAGCGGTGACTTTATTGGCGACTGGAGTTTCGACAAAGAGCTTAACATTGGCGATAATATAATCTTTGAAGATATGATTCATTACACCATAGTTAAAACAAATATGTTTAATGGCATTCCCCACCCCGACATCTGTTTATGGAAAAACGATGGCTCTATTGAGGTTTATCGCAAGTTTAGTTACGAAGATTATAAAGGTAGAATGAGTTAGAATATTCCCTTTATTTATGCGTATTAACAAATAATTACTAACTTTGCAGCCTAATTTTATAACAACATTTTATGTCTACTTATACAGAAGATAAAAGAAACGTTACAACTCAACGCTTACTTGAGATGAAAAAGCGTGGAGAAAAAATCTCTATGCTTACTGCTTACGACTATTCTATGGCTTCTATTATTGATAGCGCAGGAATGGACGTAATACTTGTGGGCGACTCGGCATCTAACGTTATGGCAGGTAACACTACTACTTTACCAATGACTATGGATCAGATGATTTACCATACTCAATGCGTAAGAAAGGCTGTTAAAAGAGCTTTAGTATGTGCCGATTTACCATTTGGTGCTTATCAAGGTAATTCTAAAAAAGCATTAGAGTCGGCAATCAGAATGATGAAAGAAACTGGAGCTGACTGTATAAAAATAGAAGGTGGTTCAGAAATTAAAGAATCTATAGAACGTATACTGTCGGCTGGTATTCCTATTATGGGACACTTAGGACTAACTCCACAATCTATAAACAAGTTTGGAACTTACGCTGTAAGAGCCAAAGAAGAAGCTGAAGCACAGAAACTAATCGACGACTGCCGTCTGCTTCAAGACTTAGGTTGTTTCGCTATAACATTAGAAAAGATACCAGCATTGTTGGCAAAGAGAGTGTCAGAAGAGCTTACTATCCCTACTATCGGTATAGGCGCAGGACCTTACACCGACGGGCAGGTATTAGTAATGCACGATATGCTTGGTATTAACAAAGACTTCTCACCAAGATTTCTTCGTAGATATGCAAGTTTATACGAAGTAATAAAAGAAGCTGTTGAGCAATATATAAAAGACGTAAAGGAAAATGATTTCCCTAACGAAAAAGAATCATATTAAATAAACATATTTTACTTAAAACAATTAATTTATTAATCATGGAAATTGTAAAGATTGTAGGTAGAGAGATTTTGGATTCACGTGGTAATCCTACAGTTGAAGTTGATGTACATTTAGCTTCTGGTTTTATAGGTCGTGCAGCTGTTCCTTCTGGAGCATCTACAGGAGAAAACGAAGCTTTAGAGCTTCGCGATGGTGACAAAAAACGTTATCTTGGTAAAGGAGTTCTTAAAGCTGTTGAAAATATCAACAACGTTATCGCTCCTGCTCTTGTAGGAACAAGCGTTTTAGAACAACGCGCTATCGACAATGCAATGATTGCATTAGACGGTACTAAAACTAAATCTAAATTAGGTGCTAACGCTATTTTAGGTGTTTCTTTAGCTTGTGCTAAAGCTGCTGCTGAATATCTTCAAGTGCCTTTATACAGATACATTGGTGGAACTAACACATACACATTGCCTGTTCCTATGATGAACATCATCAATGGTGGTTCTCACTCTGATGCGCCTATCGCATTCCAAGAGTTTATGATTCGCCCAGTTGGTGCTCCTTCTTTCAAAGAAGGTTTGCGTTGTGGTGCTGAAGTATTCCACGCATTAAAGAAAGTTCTTCACGACAGAAACTTAAGTACTGCTGTTGGTGACGAAGGTGGTTTCGCTCCTGCTCTTAACGGAACAGAAGATGCTTTAGAATCAATTATTCAAGCTATCAAGAATGCAGGTTACGAGCCAGGTAAAGATGTTACTATTGCTCTTGACTGTGCTGCTTCTGAGTTCTACGACAAAAAGAGCGTTTATGACTATAGCAAGTTCGAAGGTGCTAACGGAGCAAAACGTACTTCTGCTGAACAAGTAGAATTTTTAGCAGGATTAGTTGCTAAATATCCTATCGACTCTATCGAAGACGGTATGGACGAAGGCGACTGGGAAGGCTGGAAACTTCTTACTGAAAAGATTGGCGACAAATGTCAATTAGTAGGTGATGACTTGTTTGTAACTAACGTTGAGTTCTTAAAGAAAGGTATCGAATTAGGTTGTGCAAACTCTATTCTTATTAAAGTAAACCAAATCGGTTCTTTAAGCGAAACATTAGATGCTATTGAAATGGCTCACCGTGCTGGTTACACTTCTGTAACTTCTCACCGTTCGGGAGAAACTGAAGATGCAACTATCGCTGATATTGCTGTTGCAACTAACTCAGGACAAATCAAGACTGGTTCTTTAAGTCGTTCTGATAGAATGGCTAAATACAACCAACTACTTCGTATCGAAGAAGAATTAGGTTCTTTAGCTGTTTATGGTTACAAAAGAGTTCAAAAAATCTAATTGAACAATTATAGCGAACTATAATGTTCGCATTGTAATAAAGGAAAAGAGATGTAGCTCGGCTACATCTCTTTTTTGTTTAGTAATTGTTTAATTGTTATCTAACAAAACTATCTTAGTTAATACCCCTTGCTGCTCTTATTAGATACCCCTCCGCTCTCTTAGTAGATAGGCGAGGTGCTTCTTAGTAGAGACCCGATGCTGCTCTTAGTAGAACCGACTAATCTCTCTTAGTAGAACCACCCCGCCTTTCTTAGTAGAGAGACCTCGCCTATCTCAGTAGAGAGACAAGGGGTCTCTTAGTAGAGAGACGCCCCTAAGTGAAGCTTTGCATTTTTAGGATAAAAATACTCGTCCAAAACAAGGAATCTATCTCCAAATTAACTGCCTTATTTGATTATTAACCTTAAGGAGTTTTTATAATTTTCTTTGTAACTTGTTTGTTTTCTAAGTATATCGATAGATAATAAACACCAGCATTAAGTGCCGAAACATCAATCTTATCTGATACATTCGACTCTGTTTTTACTAAACTACCTATCTGATTATATATTTCTACTCTATCAATTGAAGAATCTGTAGTTATAAACAAGTATTCTTGTACTGGATTAGGGTAAACCGACAAACTTAAATTAGAAACTTCGTCAATACTATTTGGTTTATAATCAGAATAATAGAAGATATAATCGCCTAACTCTTGCCATTTACCTGTTGACCATTTGTATTTTTTTCCACCTATTGGTTTATTAACAAACAAACGATTATTTTCTCCTTGAAAGTATGGGAAAACAACATCAGTAATAGGAACTGACAAATCAAACTTATATTCAAATTTACGGTTTCCAATCCAATTACTATCCCATTCATAATAAGCTTCCAGTATTAGATTTCCATTATTATCATAAGCATATTCGTCTTTTTCACTTTTTATCCAATCTGATAAACCTCGTCGTGACCGAATTTTCGTAATAATATTGTTTTGGGCATCGTACGCATATTCATATTTCTCACTTTCTTTCCACTCATTTTCAGACTTATATGAAATAATCAATGTTTTGATATTTCCATTATCGTAGGTATAGTCGTTTTTATATTCTCTTCTAGTATATTCCTCCCATTTATCAAGCTTCCAAGAATACCCAATCTCCATAGTTTGATTTCCATTATCGTCATACTCATACTCATATTTACAACGTTTTTCCCAAATATCTTTGTTGCTATCCCAAATATATTCAATAGACATTACTTCGTTATCACTAGCATCATATTTCATTTCAAATTTATATTCACTTACCCATACATTATTTCCCCAATAATAATGAGTTGAAGTAAACATATCTTCATTATCATCATAGCTTATTTCGGTTTTATCGTCTTTTACCCATACGTTATCTATCCAATTATGGAAAATTAACATCGCAATATTGTTATTATCATCATAAGTAAATTCTTGTTTCGTATTATTAGTAATAGTCATACTATCCAATTTTTGCTTTACGGCGTCTGACCTTAATTGTAAAAAAGGATTTACCGAAGGTGTTCCTTTTACTTTGGGATTGTTACGGAACAACAATGCACTTGTGTTCTCGTGATTGGCATTTGTTTTATTCTGAGCAAAACTACAAACAGCCATTAAGCCACAGATAAACAATAGTAATAATTTTTTATTCATAATATAAAAGTATGTGTTCCCCTCTGGTTCAAAAGAGAAGAGTTTGTATAAATGCAGAAAGCGTGAACCCTTTGGCTTATTTTATCTAGCAGGTTCTGGAAAACCTTGGGTCTAAAATAAGTAACGGTCCACGCCTTATAAGGCATGAGAGCAGTTAACTTATCCTCGACCCTAATTAATTTTCCAGATTCGCTAGGAAGAGATAAGCCAAACACCTTCAATGTTTGATAATTAATATGTCTGCCACGTTTCCATGACGGTGCAAATATAGAAACTATTCGCAATATTTCCAGTGTTTTTTGCAATTAATAAACTGTTGTAGTGCCTTGCTTTATGTTGAGGGGTAAAAAAAAGATAGTGAGACTTAAAAAAATCTCACTATCTTCTATATTATTAATAAGGTGTATGCTTTCGCATTTCACTTGTTTGTAGAAAGTTCTTATTTGCCTTTCACTTTAATCTGAACATCAATATTTCCTCGTGTTGCATTAGAATAAGGACAGAACTGATGAGCCTCGTGCGCCAATTCTTCAGCTACCGACTGCTCAACGTCAGGAATATTTACATTCATTACCACTGCAAGCATAAAGCCATTACCATCATCTTTCTCCCCTATTGTAACTTCTGCCGTTACCGACGAAGTAATTCTTAACCTTCTTAACAGTCCAACGTGGCTTAAAGCTCCTGAGAAACAAGACGCATAACCAGCCGCAAATAGCTGTTCGGGATTGGTATAATTACCACCCTTACCACCCATTTCCTTAGGTTTCTTAACGTCAAAATCTAAAACTCCATCTGAAGATGTAATGTGTCCGTCTCGCCCGCCTACCGAAGTAGCAATAGCTGTGTACAATGCTTTCATAATTACTTAAATTAAATTGTTTAATCGACATTATAACGTCTCCAACTTCAAATTAGTTTTAGCTATTTATAACTTTAACCCTATTACAATAGTTAAGGCTATTTATAATGTTAATGGAAGCTTGACAACTTCTCAACTTCCTCTATTAAATCAAGTTTAATCTCATCCCAATCTTTTTCTAAAAGGCAGACAGGGTCAGGCATTTCATTGGCAATGGAAAAATCAGTAAAGTTGCCGACAAGCTGAGAAGAATCGTGTTCCCACTGATGCCTTTTCTCATGAAGATAAAGCATTTTTGGGAGGGAGTAATATTTAAGAAGACAATGCAAATCCCAAAAATCTTTCTTCCGTCCACCACGAGAAACAACATTCATCTTCATCGCAACAATATCATCAACTGAAGCCATACGTATTCCATCAAGAATATCTGCATCTGCGATAAAAGAATCGGTATACATCAAATCAATTTTGATATGTTCTTCTGATGAAACTCCAATATAGTAACTACGACCCATTCCTACAATAGAACCTTTATCATTGCAATCGTAGTAGGAAAAATTAGAGCGTAAGTAATTTTCGAAAGAAGCAAAATCAAGACTTCCGTATTCTAAATCGGTAAAAAGATCAATGTCAACAGAAAGTCGATGACCAAAACGGAGACTTAGGTTAGTTCCTCCAACAAGCCGAAAAGGAGCAAAAAGAGGTTCTGCCATCAACTGGTGTAAAATTTCTTTCAGAAGAGGCGTTACTGTATTATATCTTAATTCTTTGTTCATATCTGTTTTATTTTTGTTCGGATACTATAAGAATTAAAGGACTTAAACCGCTCTTCCTCAGAACGATCAATTCCATAGAAACGAAAAATTTCAATTTTCTCATCTTCACTACCTCTTTCAATTACTCTTTGAATGATAGCTTTACGATACAGACCCCAATCTATCTTATCAAAGTCGGTATCCCAAAATAAGATTCTTCGAACATTAGGAATACCTGTAACAGACAAACTGGCTTCTTTTTGTTTATATGCAGCTACATTATAATAGGCTTGTAGAGCAAGAAGAAAACCTTCTTCATATTCCAATGCTCTTTCAATCTTTATAGAAAGTTCAGTGGTAAGTTGTCTTCGTCCTGTAATTACAGCATTTATAGACTGACTGTGTTCGCCTATAGCTCGGGCAAAAGCACGCTGACTCAATCCTAAATTCCTCAACTTACGGTCAATAATCTTGCCCGGAGGAATGCCTTTGTATGTATCAAGATTCTGTTTCATTGTCATTCTTTTTACAAAGATACAAAACACAAACGAATTTGTTTGCATTTTCACCGACTTTAACCCTATTACAATATAAAACAATGGGGAGTTGTTATTATAGGCATAAAAACATATAAGCAATTTCACTTGTTTCGATTAGTTTTTTACTACCTTTACGACCGCATAAAAACAATGTAAAATGAAACAACTATTATATTTATTATTGACCGTAACACTGTTTTCGTCGTGTTTCACAAACAGAAGGCATCAAGTTGAAAAACAATGTGATTATTCTGTTAAAGTTGTAGGAATTTCAGACGGTGACACCTTTAAAGGAGTAACAGACGATAGCACCATAGTGCGTTTCCGTATTTATGGCATTGATGCTCCGGAAACAAAGCAAGCTTATTCGCAAAAATCGAAACAGTATCTATCTGATTTAATATTCAATAAAAGGGTAAATATCTCTGTACAAAAGCCAAAAGACAGATACGGTCGCCCTATTGTGTGGGTTTATACTCCCGATGGTAAAGACGTTTCGGCAGAAATGCTTAAAGCTGGCTTAGCTTGGCATTACAAAGAATACGACAAATCGGACGAATATGCCAACTTCGAGAAGGTTGCTAAAAAGAATAAAAAAGGATTGTGGCAAGATAATAATCCAACTGCACCTTGGGATTTTAGAAAAAATGCGAGAAATAAAAGACAGAAATAAAAGTTACAGGCTTTTAATAAGCATCGCATTCTTATCGTTGTTATAAACGGTTGAGAATATTTCTTTTCTCTTTGCTACTTCGCTTTCATCAAAAGGCAAAGACATATATAATCTAATCTCATTTAAGATTTCATCACTATCGTCTGGTAGAATTTTACAAAGAGACTCTAACCCAGAGCCTACAACCATTTTATCGTTCACCAAACAAGTATGTCCATTATATAAGGTGTTCAACAGTTTTAGCTTCACACCCGAAACTTGGTCGGTATACAATATATTTATTGCCGCTTCGGCTACAAGTTTGTGCATACTTTCATTGTCGGGATTAGGCTTTAATGTTACGTTAGGATATTTCGCAACGGCATCAACCAAAGACTTATCGGGCTTGCGACCAGCAAAAACCCACTGTATGCTTTGGTCTTTACCAGCTATAGACAAGAGATATGTTGCAGCCCTAATGTTTTCAGGCGTACTTAAGTCGGCGTGATAAAGCACATAAGGTTTCGTTTCGTTAGAAATATTTATTTCCTTATCGGAATTAAAAAACAAAGGAACATATTTAGTTTTATCTTTTCCGTATTTATCCGAGAAATAAGAATATTCGGTTGTTGAAAGAGCTAATATATAGGAAGCTGAGTTTAATTTCTTCTCATATTTTCTCAGACGATAAGCTTCAATAGCAAAATAAACCTTATCTCTCAACGATTTAGTACTCGAAGTAAGACCTTTATAATATAGATGTTCTATGTTATGCGCTCTCACTATTTTTTTTCTA of the Dysgonomonadaceae bacterium PH5-43 genome contains:
- a CDS encoding micrococcal nuclease (product_source=KO:K01174; cath_funfam=2.40.50.90; cog=COG1525; ko=KO:K01174; pfam=PF00565; smart=SM00318; superfamily=50199), which produces MKQLLYLLLTVTLFSSCFTNRRHQVEKQCDYSVKVVGISDGDTFKGVTDDSTIVRFRIYGIDAPETKQAYSQKSKQYLSDLIFNKRVNISVQKPKDRYGRPIVWVYTPDGKDVSAEMLKAGLAWHYKEYDKSDEYANFEKVAKKNKKGLWQDNNPTAPWDFRKNARNKRQK
- a CDS encoding hypothetical protein (product_source=Hypo-rule applied; pfam=PF08843; superfamily=81301), yielding MNKELRYNTVTPLLKEILHQLMAEPLFAPFRLVGGTNLSLRFGHRLSVDIDLFTDLEYGSLDFASFENYLRSNFSYYDCNDKGSIVGMGRSYYIGVSSEEHIKIDLMYTDSFIADADILDGIRMASVDDIVAMKMNVVSRGGRKKDFWDLHCLLKYYSLPKMLYLHEKRHQWEHDSSQLVGNFTDFSIANEMPDPVCLLEKDWDEIKLDLIEEVEKLSSFH
- a CDS encoding addiction module HigA family antidote (product_source=TIGR02607; cath_funfam=1.10.260.40; cog=COG3093; ko=KO:K21498; pfam=PF01381; smart=SM00530; superfamily=46934,47413; tigrfam=TIGR02607) gives rise to the protein MKQNLDTYKGIPPGKIIDRKLRNLGLSQRAFARAIGEHSQSINAVITGRRQLTTELSIKIERALEYEEGFLLALQAYYNVAAYKQKEASLSVTGIPNVRRILFWDTDFDKIDWGLYRKAIIQRVIERGSEDEKIEIFRFYGIDRSEEERFKSFNSYSIRTKIKQI
- a CDS encoding glycosyltransferase involved in cell wall biosynthesis (product_source=COG0438; cog=COG0438; superfamily=53756); the encoded protein is MNEIFMNIVAFNVPYPPDYGGVIDVFYKLKALYKNNVRVILHTFHYGREEAEELEKYCYQVFYYKRKTGFASQLSFTPYIIYSRRNKELLYNLQQNTYPILFEGLHTCYYLNHPSLAGRKKIVRAHNIEHLYYKGLTSSTKSLRDKVYFAIEAYRLRKYEKKLNSASYILALSTTEYSYFSDKYGKDKTKYVPLFFNSDKEINISNETKPYVLYHADLSTPENIRAATYLLSIAGKDQSIQWVFAGRKPDKSLVDAVAKYPNVTLKPNPDNESMHKLVAEAAINILYTDQVSGVKLKLLNTLYNGHTCLVNDKMVVGSGLESLCKILPDDSDEILNEIRLYMSLPFDESEVAKRKEIFSTVYNNDKNAMLIKSL